GGCGCGGCCGGTCTTTCGGCCGTGGTGATGGTGGCGGCGGTCGGCGTCGGCCATGTTACCGCTTCGTACGACGCAGACGTGGCTACCCACGGGCAGCCCTTTCAGCGTGCCGGCATCCGTCATCGCCAGTACAGCGCCCCGCGACCCATCGCCCTCGGCGGCGAGCTGGGAATTTTTCACATGGGTTCGACGACGATCGCCCTTTTCGAGCCGCGACGGGTGACACTGGACGCATTGCCTGCCGGAAGCTCAACTAAGATGGGACTGCGAGTGGGCGGCATTGCCGCCCGACGGCCAGGCAGCGAGAGCTAAAACACGGTGGGTAAGACAGAACAACCGCAGGCCCCGCCTGCCGTCGGTGACGACGACAGCGACGCTTTACCCATGGAGATTCAAATCGAGGTCGTCGCCGACGTGCCGGGCGACGAGGACAGGTCGTATTTGACGCCGACGCCACCGGCGGGCATTCCCGTGTCAACCGAACGGGCCAGCGGTGGCATCGCTATCGAAGGCGGCGACTTCGCCACGCCAGCACCCGACCGCAAGCGGCGGATTACCCAGCCACGAGGCATGCCGGTCGTCGAGGTGCCACCGGCAGAAGAGCCGGTCGCTGCCTCGTCGGCCGTCGCCAACGGGGTGGCAGCCTCCGATTCGTCCTTGGGTATTGAAGAGCCCACTCCCGGCCCGGAAGAGATCACGCTGTCTCTTCCGACGGACCCGCAGGTCCCGCGTCTGCTGTTCGGCGCGCCGCCGACGCCGCCGCCGGACTTCTTGTCGACGCCCACGCCGCCGCCGTTGACGCGGTCGGCCCAAGCTCCGGAGGCTCAGTTGGTGGCGCCATCGCCCCCTCCATTGGAGCGGGCACCGATGCCATCAGCGCAAACGCCGACGCCGTCGCCGCGCACGCCGTCACCTCAAACGTCGTCGCTGCTCGTCGCAGCGTTGCCGCGGACGCCGACGCCTGCACCAGTTCGGCTGACGCCTGCGGGTCTGTTGGCGGGTGCGCCCCCTGTGGTCGACGCCGCTGCAGCAGAAGCCGGGGCGATCCCGGCACGCCCGCTGCCGGACGTCGACAGCGGTGGGAACATTACCCCGCTCGCTTCGACGCTGGCTCACATGGCCGAAGCGGCGCGCTCCGCTGACGCCGGTGGAGCTCCAGACGGGGACGTCAGCGCCGACGACGAGGTCGAACTGATGGATGCTTCAATTGGACAATCGCATACGGAGGCAGCGCGCAAACCGGTGCCACCGCCGCCGCCTGTCTCTGCCACGCCACCGCCCTTGCCCAGCGCTGCGCGTCCGCGCACCCCGGCGGAACTTCTCAGTGCGCTTCCCGTACCAGAGGCGCTATCGCCTCGCCCGCGGCGGCCTAAGCGATCGAAGCCATGGTTTGAAGAAGTCTTTGACGAGGATTATACCCGGACCTTGCCTTTCGTCAGCGTCGATCAAACCGCCAAGGAAGCCACGTTCATCGAGCGCTCGCTGGAAACCGCGCCGGGTGG
This is a stretch of genomic DNA from Polyangia bacterium. It encodes these proteins:
- a CDS encoding methyltransferase domain-containing protein, with the protein product MPGDEDRSYLTPTPPAGIPVSTERASGGIAIEGGDFATPAPDRKRRITQPRGMPVVEVPPAEEPVAASSAVANGVAASDSSLGIEEPTPGPEEITLSLPTDPQVPRLLFGAPPTPPPDFLSTPTPPPLTRSAQAPEAQLVAPSPPPLERAPMPSAQTPTPSPRTPSPQTSSLLVAALPRTPTPAPVRLTPAGLLAGAPPVVDAAAAEAGAIPARPLPDVDSGGNITPLASTLAHMAEAARSADAGGAPDGDVSADDEVELMDASIGQSHTEAARKPVPPPPPVSATPPPLPSAARPRTPAELLSALPVPEALSPRPRRPKRSKPWFEEVFDEDYTRTLPFVSVDQTAKEATFIERSLETAPGGELLDVACGYGRHAVELCHRGYKVTGLDLSLPLLIRAADEAQRRAVSVNFVHTDMREMAFERQFDGAYCMLTSFGYFDEDANLKVAEGIARSLKPGARFLLDVVNRDYVVGDLPTRIWWEGIGCVVLEEVDFNFHTSRITSRRSVVFDDGRQLEQEISIRAYGLHELGRLLRQAGFRVLDISGSFATRSQFFGSASRNLLILAEKRVDEH